The following coding sequences are from one Arthrobacter sp. PvP023 window:
- a CDS encoding uracil-DNA glycosylase translates to MFDSEALFELEPAVEGADFAEMAHMPLDRLMAADWAAALAPVDAELRSVLENLAGEVGAGHQVLPSPSNVLRAFQQPLAGVKVLIVGQDPYPTPGHPIGLSFAVEGHTRPIPRSLANIYKELESDLGLPARVHGDLTRWADQGVLLLNRVLTVRAGAAGSHRGKGWEPITTAAIAAVAGRRAADGTAAPLVAVLWGKDAEGVRPLLGDTPVLASAHPSPLSAARGFFGSRPFSRANELLRAQGSEPVDWELPPVA, encoded by the coding sequence AAGCCTTGTTCGAGTTGGAGCCTGCCGTGGAGGGGGCTGACTTTGCCGAGATGGCACACATGCCGCTGGACCGCCTCATGGCTGCAGACTGGGCTGCGGCGCTGGCTCCCGTGGATGCGGAGCTGCGGAGCGTCCTGGAGAACCTTGCTGGTGAAGTGGGCGCCGGGCACCAGGTGCTGCCGTCGCCGTCGAACGTTTTGCGCGCATTCCAACAGCCGCTGGCCGGCGTCAAGGTCCTCATCGTCGGCCAGGACCCTTACCCGACGCCGGGCCATCCGATCGGGTTGTCCTTCGCAGTGGAAGGGCACACCAGGCCGATTCCCCGCAGCCTCGCGAACATCTACAAGGAACTCGAATCCGATCTCGGCCTTCCGGCCCGTGTCCACGGGGACCTCACGCGCTGGGCGGACCAGGGCGTCCTGCTCTTGAATCGCGTCCTTACGGTCCGGGCCGGGGCGGCGGGTTCCCACCGGGGCAAAGGCTGGGAACCGATCACGACGGCGGCAATCGCCGCCGTCGCCGGCCGCCGCGCTGCAGACGGGACGGCAGCGCCGCTCGTGGCGGTGCTGTGGGGCAAGGATGCCGAGGGCGTCCGCCCGCTGCTTGGAGACACTCCGGTGCTCGCCAGCGCCCATCCCAGCCCGTTGTCGGCCGCGCGCGGATTCTTTGGGTCCAGGCCGTTCAGCAGGGCAAACGAACTCCTTCGGGCCCAGGGTTCGGAGCCCGTTGACTGGGAACTTCCCCCCGTTGCTTAG
- a CDS encoding siderophore-interacting protein, whose amino-acid sequence MTSLPAATSASRKSRPQTNLTVLRREELSPHMVRIVAGGEGFASYVNNEYIDRYVKIAFPQPGVEYPLPLDLWAIRETLPREQWPYTRTYTVRWVDEAARELAIDFVIHGDEGLAGPWAANARPGDSLVFTGPGGGYNPDPAADWHLFAGDEAALPAISAAIESLPPEARGLAFLEVDSDAEVQPIQAPAGLQVHWLPRNGVPAGSSELLVSAVRNAEWPGGRVQVFAHGERGYMKSLREVLYRERGLERAQVSLSGYWAKGRVEDDFQAEKKLPIGQI is encoded by the coding sequence ATGACTTCCCTTCCCGCTGCTACGTCAGCCAGCCGAAAATCGCGCCCCCAGACGAACCTCACGGTCCTCCGGCGCGAGGAACTCTCGCCGCACATGGTGCGGATCGTGGCCGGCGGCGAAGGCTTCGCCAGCTATGTGAACAACGAATACATAGACAGGTACGTGAAGATCGCCTTCCCGCAGCCCGGCGTCGAGTACCCGCTCCCCCTCGACCTTTGGGCCATCCGGGAAACCCTGCCACGCGAGCAGTGGCCGTACACCCGGACGTACACCGTCCGCTGGGTGGATGAAGCGGCGCGCGAGCTGGCCATCGATTTCGTGATTCACGGTGACGAGGGCCTGGCTGGCCCCTGGGCGGCCAACGCCCGGCCCGGCGACAGCCTGGTGTTCACCGGCCCGGGCGGCGGTTACAACCCCGATCCCGCGGCCGACTGGCACCTGTTCGCCGGCGATGAGGCCGCCCTGCCTGCCATTTCCGCAGCCATCGAGTCACTGCCGCCCGAAGCCCGGGGACTTGCGTTCCTGGAAGTGGACAGCGATGCCGAGGTCCAGCCCATCCAGGCCCCCGCCGGACTCCAGGTCCACTGGCTGCCGCGGAACGGCGTTCCTGCGGGCAGCAGCGAACTCCTGGTCAGCGCCGTACGGAATGCCGAGTGGCCCGGCGGCCGGGTGCAGGTCTTCGCCCACGGCGAGCGGGGCTACATGAAGTCCCTCCGCGAGGTCCTCTACCGTGAGCGCGGCCTGGAGCGCGCGCAGGTATCGTTGTCCGGCTACTGGGCCAAGGGCCGGGTGGAGGACGACTTCCAGGCCGAAAAGAAGCTCCCCATCGGCCAGATCTAG
- a CDS encoding threonine/serine exporter ThrE family protein: protein MTKAPDGRRRPPTAALPPTQPLTASQVRQNAAAKRMLRRLVQGENPPTAPMSIVDRLAGSPYANPMIQVGGVDTSARKTIDFALHLAESMFRYGAGALEVETSIIAITAALGLKHIEVDITNQSVAINYAPKDQTPISLLRVVRSWTNNYAGLAQVHQLVTDIVAGGVGRDEAVRRLDEIIRSSKPFPRWMVTVAFAVFAAVFVGVLGGGPGASAVAFGSNILVSLLARQLSRWRVPDFFATASCAFLVTFIALLLWRFGSPVGIQIAPAIVVVGGILLLLPTGRLVSSVQDAINGFPVTAAGRFLSTMLTFGALVSGISVAFVLGSKMGMEEIDVTETFPPAYPLWALIILVAIAVVAIGITEQTAWKLLLPTAAVGVVGHLVLLGADLIGMGARFSPAVAAVVIGLLARVVALKMGAPQLVVAVPAALILLPGLTIFRSMYVLTIEESEILMGAGGMLNAGAIVLGVAAGIVLGDTLARPLTRSLASNERRRARRR from the coding sequence ATGACCAAAGCACCCGACGGTCGCCGCAGGCCGCCCACGGCGGCGCTGCCCCCGACCCAACCGCTCACCGCGTCCCAGGTACGGCAGAACGCCGCAGCCAAGCGCATGCTTCGCAGGCTGGTGCAGGGCGAAAACCCGCCCACCGCCCCCATGAGCATTGTGGACCGGCTCGCAGGCAGCCCCTATGCCAACCCCATGATCCAAGTGGGGGGAGTGGATACCTCCGCGCGGAAAACCATCGACTTTGCGCTCCACCTGGCCGAGTCCATGTTCCGATACGGCGCCGGCGCCCTGGAAGTGGAAACCAGCATTATTGCGATCACCGCTGCCCTTGGCCTGAAACACATCGAAGTGGACATCACCAACCAGTCGGTGGCCATCAACTACGCACCCAAGGACCAGACCCCCATTTCCCTGCTCAGGGTAGTGCGGTCCTGGACTAACAACTATGCGGGCCTCGCACAGGTGCACCAGCTGGTTACGGACATTGTGGCCGGCGGAGTTGGCCGGGACGAGGCAGTGCGCCGCCTGGACGAAATCATCCGCAGCTCCAAGCCTTTTCCGCGCTGGATGGTCACCGTGGCCTTTGCGGTGTTCGCCGCGGTTTTCGTAGGCGTACTGGGCGGGGGCCCCGGCGCTTCGGCCGTCGCGTTCGGTTCGAACATCCTGGTGAGCCTGCTCGCCCGGCAGTTGAGCCGATGGCGGGTTCCGGACTTCTTCGCCACGGCATCATGTGCATTCCTGGTGACGTTCATCGCCCTGCTGCTCTGGCGGTTCGGCAGCCCCGTGGGCATCCAAATCGCGCCCGCGATCGTCGTGGTGGGCGGCATCCTGCTGCTCCTGCCCACCGGCCGGCTTGTCTCGTCGGTGCAGGACGCCATCAACGGATTCCCCGTCACGGCGGCGGGCCGGTTCCTGTCCACCATGCTGACCTTCGGTGCACTGGTGTCCGGCATCTCCGTCGCCTTCGTGCTGGGTTCGAAGATGGGTATGGAGGAAATCGACGTCACGGAAACATTCCCGCCGGCGTATCCGCTGTGGGCGCTCATCATCCTGGTGGCAATAGCGGTCGTAGCAATTGGCATCACGGAACAGACCGCCTGGAAGCTGCTCCTTCCCACCGCGGCGGTGGGCGTAGTGGGCCATCTTGTGCTGCTCGGCGCGGACCTGATCGGCATGGGTGCGCGGTTTTCCCCGGCCGTCGCCGCGGTGGTCATCGGCCTTCTGGCCAGGGTGGTCGCCTTGAAGATGGGCGCCCCCCAGCTCGTGGTGGCCGTTCCTGCGGCCCTGATCCTTCTACCCGGCCTGACTATATTCCGCTCGATGTATGTCTTGACCATTGAAGAGTCGGAGATCCTGATGGGTGCCGGAGGCATGCTCAATGCCGGTGCGATCGTCCTCGGGGTGGCGGCCGGAATCGTCCTCGGTGACACCCTTGCCCGTCCGCTGACCCGAAGCCTGGCCAGCAACGAACGCCGCCGCGCCCGGCGCCGCTAG
- a CDS encoding peptidoglycan bridge formation glycyltransferase FemA/FemB family protein → MREFTARFASAEEVANWDNHVIANPNGGNLLQSEAFAEVKQHFGWKPLHMVYETADYTSYNLVLQKSFPVLGKLWYLIKGPDVAAVEDIPGIAAANAEFVKRAKLGVFAIKIEPDIILSEDAKRVLEGAGLVKTHNLQPNDSTALLDIAPEENQLLRNLHSRGRNAVRRAIREGVEVHNVDPTEENFRSMYALMTTTVEAKSQVRVREYDYYRQFWTNFINRGQGRLLFVYENGVPSVGAFVINYGRKGTYKDGGSLQKRSQYGDSHLVQWTAINQVKELGCTEYDFCGTPPSDKLKDTSNPFHGLGLFKTSFSKTVTDFVGCYDQVLNPLKYKAWMAVGERVARQLYTRRTGQQFY, encoded by the coding sequence TTGCGAGAATTCACCGCCCGCTTTGCCTCCGCCGAGGAGGTCGCCAACTGGGACAACCACGTCATCGCGAACCCGAACGGCGGAAACCTGCTTCAGTCCGAGGCCTTCGCCGAGGTCAAACAACACTTTGGCTGGAAGCCCCTCCACATGGTCTACGAAACCGCGGACTACACGAGCTACAACCTGGTGCTGCAGAAGTCCTTTCCTGTGCTGGGCAAGCTGTGGTACCTCATCAAGGGGCCGGACGTGGCGGCCGTCGAGGATATCCCTGGCATCGCCGCCGCGAACGCGGAGTTCGTGAAGCGCGCGAAGCTGGGCGTCTTTGCCATCAAGATCGAGCCGGACATCATCCTTTCCGAGGACGCAAAGCGGGTGCTCGAGGGCGCGGGCCTGGTGAAGACGCACAACCTGCAGCCCAATGACTCCACCGCGTTGTTGGACATCGCGCCGGAGGAGAACCAGCTGCTGCGGAACCTGCACTCCAGGGGACGCAACGCTGTCCGCCGGGCCATCCGGGAGGGCGTGGAAGTCCACAACGTCGATCCCACGGAGGAGAACTTCCGGTCCATGTACGCGCTCATGACCACCACGGTGGAAGCGAAGTCGCAGGTCAGGGTCCGTGAGTACGACTACTACCGGCAGTTCTGGACCAACTTCATTAACCGCGGGCAGGGCCGGCTGCTGTTCGTCTATGAGAACGGCGTTCCCTCCGTGGGCGCGTTTGTGATCAACTACGGCCGGAAGGGGACGTACAAGGACGGCGGCTCGCTCCAGAAGCGCAGCCAGTACGGCGACTCCCACCTGGTCCAGTGGACGGCCATCAACCAGGTCAAGGAACTCGGCTGCACGGAATATGACTTCTGCGGCACCCCTCCGAGCGACAAACTCAAGGACACTTCGAACCCGTTCCACGGGCTGGGCTTGTTCAAGACCAGCTTCAGCAAGACGGTCACCGACTTCGTAGGCTGCTACGACCAGGTGCTCAACCCGCTGAAATACAAGGCCTGGATGGCCGTCGGCGAACGTGTGGCACGCCAGCTGTACACCAGGCGAACAGGCCAGCAGTTCTACTAA
- a CDS encoding DNA/RNA non-specific endonuclease — protein MTGGYDRDFLRARLELPSPSAATVLLDYIHFSVRLRTARKLAAVVGVNIHGRELVPLAREGTWHFDPRIPKEQQAGPEVYKNNAFDRGHLVRRLDPVWGDEATARAANQDTFAFTNAAPQVDDFNQGKELWVGLEDHVLSHADLNDAKLSVFTGPVLEDDDLPYRGVQIPRMFWKIAAWTMDGKLAAAGFLLDQSPLLGKVELKKAIRERLLADEPPPLGPFRTFQVPVARIAELTGLSLSRLENADRLAKSQRALGKEPLAVRLKSMEQIRL, from the coding sequence ATGACTGGGGGATATGACCGGGACTTTCTGCGGGCACGCCTTGAGCTGCCCAGTCCGTCGGCAGCAACGGTTCTACTTGACTACATCCACTTTTCCGTCCGGCTGCGCACGGCGCGCAAGCTGGCCGCCGTCGTCGGCGTCAATATTCACGGACGCGAGCTGGTGCCGCTGGCCCGCGAGGGGACCTGGCATTTCGATCCCCGGATCCCGAAGGAGCAACAGGCAGGTCCGGAGGTGTACAAGAACAACGCCTTTGACCGGGGGCACCTTGTGCGGCGCCTGGATCCGGTGTGGGGCGATGAGGCGACGGCCAGGGCAGCCAACCAGGACACCTTCGCGTTCACCAATGCCGCGCCCCAGGTCGACGACTTCAACCAGGGCAAGGAACTGTGGGTGGGCCTGGAAGACCATGTGCTCAGCCACGCAGACCTCAACGATGCCAAGCTCAGCGTGTTCACGGGGCCGGTCCTGGAGGACGACGACCTGCCCTACCGGGGAGTACAGATTCCCCGGATGTTCTGGAAGATCGCGGCCTGGACCATGGACGGAAAACTCGCTGCTGCCGGATTCCTGCTGGACCAGTCCCCGCTGCTGGGGAAAGTGGAGCTCAAGAAGGCTATCCGGGAACGGCTCCTGGCCGATGAACCGCCGCCGCTGGGCCCCTTCCGCACCTTTCAGGTTCCGGTGGCCCGGATCGCCGAATTGACCGGGCTGAGCCTGTCCCGGCTCGAAAATGCGGACCGGCTGGCCAAGAGCCAACGAGCCCTGGGCAAGGAACCCCTGGCCGTGCGACTCAAGTCCATGGAGCAGATCCGGCTCTGA
- a CDS encoding TspO/MBR family protein, whose translation MKAPHERSMAGAADGGGSGGGSGARPGSRSTGAQLLGLAVFLGASALVAWLGAFATLGSVDGWYATADKAPWSPPNWVFGPAWTVLYTAMAVAAWLVWRRGGQRTGPALRAYGMQLGLNLLWTPVFFGLYPVMGTAALWLGLAIIISLIIAVTVTVLYFGPISRTAGLLLLPYISWLVFATSLNWWAALHN comes from the coding sequence ATGAAGGCTCCGCACGAACGGTCCATGGCAGGCGCCGCTGACGGCGGCGGGTCTGGCGGCGGGTCTGGCGCCCGCCCCGGAAGCCGCAGTACGGGTGCGCAGCTGCTCGGTCTGGCCGTTTTCCTGGGAGCCTCCGCGCTGGTTGCCTGGCTGGGTGCTTTCGCCACCCTGGGCAGTGTGGACGGCTGGTACGCCACAGCGGACAAGGCCCCGTGGTCCCCGCCGAACTGGGTTTTCGGTCCGGCCTGGACAGTGCTCTACACTGCCATGGCAGTGGCCGCATGGCTCGTCTGGCGGCGCGGCGGACAGCGCACCGGCCCCGCCCTGAGGGCGTACGGGATGCAGCTGGGGTTGAACCTGTTGTGGACGCCGGTGTTCTTCGGCCTCTATCCGGTCATGGGCACGGCGGCGCTGTGGCTGGGGCTTGCGATCATCATTTCCCTGATCATCGCCGTGACCGTGACTGTCCTGTACTTCGGCCCCATCAGCCGAACCGCCGGCCTCCTGCTGCTGCCCTATATCTCATGGCTGGTTTTCGCCACCAGCCTGAACTGGTGGGCGGCCCTGCACAACTAG
- a CDS encoding L-serine ammonia-lyase: MAVGVFDLFSIGIGPSSSHTVGPMRAAAVFAEELRASGDLEKVAGLRVDLYGSLAATGHGHGTMTAILLGLEGYHPEKILPAEVEERLAAIAETGTLELAGAVSLPYGVKDMVLRPLTILPRHTNGMTFTVTDAAGEVLHAATFFSVGGGFIVREGEEDAAQQELEESKKELPLPFRTAAELLGRCQSKGLSIGEIMFVNERASRSEQEIREGLLHIYSVMEECVAVSLKREGLLPGGLKVRRRAPDWHERLLKENRGQDPAYRDPKYWQEWVNLIALAVNEENASGGRVVTAPTNGAAGIIPAVLYYALHFAPGMDRASQGDRDDVVVKFLLAAAAVGVLYKEQASISGAEVGCQGEVGSASSMAAAGLAEVMGGTPAQVENAAEIAMEHNLGLTCDPIGGLVQIPCIERNAIAAAKAINAAKMALWGDGTHRVSLDEVIVTMRETGRDMSSKYKETAMGGLAVNVVEC; encoded by the coding sequence ATGGCCGTTGGTGTCTTTGATCTTTTTTCCATCGGGATTGGGCCTTCGAGTTCGCATACGGTGGGTCCGATGCGGGCTGCCGCGGTGTTCGCCGAGGAGCTTCGGGCGTCCGGGGACCTTGAGAAGGTGGCCGGGTTGCGGGTGGATTTGTATGGTTCCCTTGCTGCGACGGGGCATGGTCACGGGACCATGACGGCGATCCTGCTGGGGTTGGAGGGGTACCACCCGGAGAAGATCCTCCCGGCTGAGGTGGAGGAGCGGCTCGCGGCGATCGCGGAGACCGGGACCCTGGAGCTGGCGGGTGCGGTTTCGCTGCCGTACGGGGTGAAGGACATGGTGCTGCGGCCGTTGACGATCCTGCCGCGGCATACGAACGGGATGACGTTCACGGTCACGGATGCTGCCGGGGAGGTCCTGCATGCGGCGACGTTCTTTTCTGTGGGCGGCGGCTTCATTGTCCGTGAGGGCGAGGAGGACGCGGCGCAGCAGGAGCTGGAGGAGTCGAAGAAGGAGCTGCCGCTGCCGTTCCGGACCGCGGCGGAGCTGCTGGGCCGGTGCCAGTCCAAGGGCCTGTCCATCGGGGAGATCATGTTCGTCAACGAACGCGCCTCCCGCTCGGAGCAGGAGATCCGCGAGGGCCTGCTGCACATCTATTCGGTGATGGAGGAGTGCGTCGCGGTGTCCCTGAAGCGGGAGGGGTTGCTGCCGGGCGGGCTGAAGGTCCGCCGTCGGGCCCCGGACTGGCACGAACGCCTGTTGAAGGAGAACCGCGGCCAGGACCCCGCCTACCGCGATCCGAAGTACTGGCAGGAGTGGGTGAACCTGATCGCGCTGGCGGTCAATGAGGAGAACGCTTCCGGTGGCCGGGTGGTTACGGCGCCGACGAACGGGGCTGCCGGGATCATCCCGGCGGTGCTGTATTACGCGTTGCATTTCGCGCCGGGCATGGACCGGGCCAGCCAGGGGGACCGGGACGATGTGGTGGTGAAGTTCCTGCTCGCTGCCGCCGCGGTGGGGGTGCTCTATAAGGAGCAGGCCTCGATCTCGGGGGCGGAGGTGGGTTGCCAGGGCGAGGTGGGTTCGGCGTCGTCGATGGCGGCCGCTGGCCTGGCGGAGGTGATGGGCGGGACGCCGGCGCAGGTGGAGAATGCCGCGGAGATCGCGATGGAGCACAATCTGGGGCTGACGTGTGATCCGATCGGCGGGCTGGTGCAGATCCCGTGTATTGAGCGGAACGCGATCGCGGCGGCGAAGGCGATCAACGCCGCGAAGATGGCGTTGTGGGGGGACGGCACGCACCGGGTGTCCCTGGACGAGGTGATCGTGACCATGCGCGAAACCGGCAGGGACATGTCCTCCAAATACAAGGAAACCGCGATGGGCGGCCTCGCCGTCAACGTCGTGGAATGCTGA
- the glyA gene encoding serine hydroxymethyltransferase, with product MSGATAGAGTGTVAFEQVVSPSLDADLSALDPEIAAKIDDELARQRTGLEMIASENHTAKAVMQAQGSVLTNKYAEGYPGKRYYGGCEHVDVIEQLAIDRVKALFGAEYANVQPHSGAQANASVMHALIKPGDTIMGLNLAHGGHLTHGMRINFSGRLYNVIPYQVREEDHRIDMAEVERLAQEHKPQLIVAGWSAYARQLDFAEFRRIADSVGAYLMVDMAHFAGLVAAGLHPSPVPHAHVTTSTTHKTLAGPRGGIILSNDADIAKKINSAVFPGQQGGPLEHVIAGKAVAFKIAASPEFKERQERVLAGARILADRLVQPDVTAKGINVISGGTDVHLVLVDLRNCELDGQQAEDRLAEIDITVNRNAVPFDPRPPMVTSGLRIGTPALATRGFGEAAFAEVADIIAEALIADAGADLSGLRSRVEALAAAHPLYPSVANLG from the coding sequence GTGAGCGGCGCAACCGCGGGCGCAGGCACCGGAACTGTCGCCTTCGAGCAGGTAGTCTCCCCGTCCCTGGATGCGGACCTGTCCGCACTGGACCCTGAGATCGCGGCGAAGATCGACGACGAACTGGCCCGCCAGCGCACCGGCCTGGAAATGATCGCCTCGGAGAACCACACCGCCAAGGCTGTCATGCAGGCACAGGGCTCCGTGCTGACGAACAAGTACGCCGAGGGCTACCCGGGCAAGCGCTACTACGGCGGCTGCGAACACGTTGACGTGATCGAGCAGCTGGCTATCGACCGGGTGAAGGCCCTGTTTGGAGCGGAATACGCCAACGTGCAGCCGCACTCCGGCGCGCAGGCCAACGCCTCGGTGATGCACGCGCTGATCAAGCCGGGCGACACCATCATGGGCCTGAACCTGGCCCACGGCGGCCACCTGACCCACGGTATGCGGATCAACTTCTCCGGCCGGCTGTACAACGTGATCCCGTACCAGGTCCGCGAAGAGGACCACCGGATCGACATGGCCGAGGTGGAGCGCCTGGCCCAGGAGCACAAGCCGCAGCTGATCGTCGCCGGCTGGTCCGCCTACGCCCGCCAGCTGGACTTCGCCGAGTTCCGCCGCATCGCCGACTCCGTGGGCGCTTACCTGATGGTGGACATGGCGCACTTCGCCGGTCTGGTTGCAGCCGGGCTGCACCCCTCACCCGTGCCGCATGCGCACGTCACCACGTCCACCACGCACAAGACCCTCGCCGGTCCCCGCGGCGGCATCATCCTCTCCAACGACGCCGACATCGCCAAGAAGATCAACTCGGCAGTGTTCCCCGGTCAGCAGGGCGGTCCGCTGGAGCACGTCATCGCCGGCAAGGCCGTGGCGTTCAAGATCGCCGCGTCCCCGGAATTCAAGGAACGCCAGGAACGTGTCCTCGCCGGTGCCCGGATCCTGGCGGACCGCCTGGTCCAGCCGGACGTCACCGCCAAGGGGATCAACGTGATCTCCGGCGGCACCGACGTCCACCTGGTCCTGGTGGACCTGCGCAACTGTGAGTTGGATGGCCAGCAGGCAGAGGACCGCCTCGCGGAAATCGACATCACCGTCAACCGCAACGCCGTGCCCTTTGACCCGAGGCCGCCGATGGTCACCTCGGGTCTGCGTATCGGAACCCCGGCCCTCGCGACCCGCGGTTTCGGCGAAGCCGCCTTCGCCGAGGTTGCCGATATCATCGCTGAGGCCTTGATTGCCGACGCCGGGGCGGACCTGTCCGGCCTGCGCTCCCGCGTGGAGGCGCTGGCCGCCGCCCACCCGCTCTACCCGTCGGTTGCGAACCTCGGCTAG
- the gcvH gene encoding glycine cleavage system protein GcvH produces the protein MAKVAAELQYSDEHEWVAREAGNLVSIGISAVATDALGDIVYVDLPEVGSTVTAGETCGEVESTKSVSDLYSPVTGEVTETNSAVVDDPALINSDPYGAGWLFKVAADSDGPLLSAEEYASKNGGEL, from the coding sequence ATGGCAAAAGTAGCCGCTGAACTGCAGTACTCCGACGAGCACGAGTGGGTGGCCCGCGAGGCCGGCAACCTGGTCTCGATCGGCATTTCCGCCGTGGCCACGGACGCCCTCGGCGACATCGTGTACGTTGACCTGCCCGAGGTCGGCTCCACCGTGACGGCAGGGGAGACCTGCGGCGAGGTCGAGTCCACCAAGTCCGTTTCGGACCTGTACTCCCCGGTCACCGGCGAGGTCACGGAAACCAATTCCGCCGTCGTCGACGACCCCGCACTGATCAACAGCGATCCGTACGGTGCCGGCTGGCTCTTCAAGGTGGCCGCGGATTCCGACGGCCCGCTGCTCTCCGCCGAGGAATACGCTTCCAAGAACGGCGGCGAACTGTGA
- the gcvT gene encoding glycine cleavage system aminomethyltransferase GcvT: MTENYTALYEEHKKLGASFTDFGGWQMPLKYSSELAEHHAVRKSAGLFDLSHMGEVWVTGPDAAAFLDYALVGKISAMSVGKAKYSLICQEDGGIIDDLIVYRRPAADAAGNSTDKFLVVPNAGNAAVVAAALAERAAKFDVVVEDASATTSLIAVQGPKAEAILLRLVPAAQHELVTGLKYYAAVEVPFLVAGAPKDLLLARTGYTGEDGFEIFVDNDDAAALWQAIAAVAEEGELVPAGLACRDSLRLEAGMPLYGNELSREGNPYAAGLGPVVSLAKESDFVGRAALEALKAGGAGATSGRKLVGLKGLGRRAGRGHYPVLKDGAVVGEVTSGQPSPTLGYPVALAYVDVEFSEVGTALDIDLRGKAEPFEVVALPFYKRQK, translated from the coding sequence ATGACTGAGAACTACACCGCGCTCTATGAAGAGCACAAGAAGCTCGGCGCGTCCTTCACCGATTTCGGTGGCTGGCAGATGCCCCTGAAGTACTCCTCCGAGCTGGCCGAGCACCACGCCGTCCGCAAGTCTGCCGGACTGTTCGACCTCTCCCATATGGGCGAAGTCTGGGTCACCGGCCCGGACGCCGCAGCCTTCCTGGACTACGCTCTGGTCGGCAAAATTTCCGCCATGTCCGTGGGCAAGGCCAAGTACTCGCTGATCTGCCAGGAAGACGGCGGCATCATCGACGACCTCATCGTTTACCGTCGCCCGGCGGCGGACGCCGCAGGAAACAGCACGGACAAGTTCCTGGTGGTGCCCAACGCCGGCAACGCCGCTGTGGTCGCCGCCGCCCTCGCCGAACGGGCTGCGAAGTTCGACGTCGTTGTGGAGGACGCTTCCGCAACGACCTCGCTGATCGCCGTCCAGGGTCCCAAGGCCGAAGCCATCCTGCTTCGCCTGGTTCCGGCGGCACAGCACGAGCTGGTTACCGGACTGAAGTACTACGCCGCCGTCGAAGTTCCCTTCCTGGTGGCCGGCGCCCCCAAGGACCTCCTGCTGGCCCGGACCGGCTATACGGGTGAGGACGGCTTCGAGATCTTCGTGGACAACGACGACGCCGCAGCCCTGTGGCAGGCCATAGCGGCCGTCGCCGAGGAGGGCGAGCTCGTGCCCGCCGGCCTGGCATGCCGCGACTCGCTGCGCCTGGAAGCCGGAATGCCGCTCTACGGCAATGAGCTCTCCCGCGAAGGCAACCCCTATGCAGCAGGCCTCGGTCCGGTAGTCTCACTCGCCAAGGAAAGCGACTTCGTGGGGCGTGCGGCGCTCGAAGCACTCAAGGCCGGCGGCGCCGGTGCCACGAGCGGACGCAAGCTGGTGGGCCTCAAGGGCCTGGGCCGGCGCGCGGGGCGCGGCCATTACCCGGTGCTCAAGGACGGCGCAGTTGTTGGCGAAGTGACCTCCGGCCAGCCGAGCCCCACGCTGGGCTACCCCGTGGCCCTGGCCTATGTCGACGTCGAATTCTCCGAGGTGGGCACCGCCCTGGACATCGACCTGCGCGGCAAGGCAGAGCCTTTCGAAGTCGTCGCACTGCCTTTCTACAAGCGCCAAAAGTAG